One stretch of Muribaculum intestinale DNA includes these proteins:
- the istB gene encoding IS21-like element helper ATPase IstB: MTDIHETDRDGLRELIRSCAFDLKLPLVRRDIDLLIQQSADEQWNLWRFTAELLRREKENHSENQRRHRIKNAGFPQLRYLNEIDTDALPADARKALPTLETLDFIKNGRNLILYGNPGTGKTHLATALGIAACNAGHSVLFTSVPRLLTQIRECRNALTLRSLENKFERYDMVICDEFGYVSCDKAGAEMLFNHLSLRTDKKTTVVTTNLAFNRWNEIIDDKVLVTAMVDRLTHKAILLNMTGKSYRMKETQEMMTQQI; this comes from the coding sequence ATGACAGACATACATGAAACAGACCGTGACGGACTTCGGGAGCTCATTCGCTCATGCGCTTTCGACCTTAAACTCCCGCTTGTGCGGCGCGACATCGACCTGCTTATACAGCAGAGCGCCGACGAACAATGGAACCTATGGCGGTTTACAGCCGAACTGCTCCGGCGCGAAAAAGAGAACCACTCTGAAAACCAGCGCCGTCACCGCATCAAAAACGCAGGGTTCCCGCAACTTCGCTATCTTAACGAAATCGACACCGACGCTCTGCCCGCCGATGCCCGGAAAGCGCTCCCGACACTCGAGACACTCGACTTCATCAAAAACGGACGCAACCTCATTCTATACGGCAATCCCGGAACAGGCAAGACTCATCTGGCGACAGCTCTCGGTATCGCCGCATGTAATGCCGGACACTCGGTGCTGTTCACATCCGTGCCAAGACTGCTCACGCAGATACGCGAGTGCCGCAACGCTTTGACACTCCGGTCGCTGGAAAACAAGTTCGAGAGATACGACATGGTCATCTGTGATGAGTTCGGATACGTCTCCTGCGACAAGGCCGGCGCAGAGATGCTCTTTAACCATCTCTCCCTCCGCACCGACAAGAAGACGACCGTCGTCACAACCAATCTCGCCTTCAACCGCTGGAACGAGATTATTGACGACAAAGTACTGGTCACCGCAATGGTAGACCGCCTGACCCACAAGGCTATACTGCTTAACATGACAGGCAAATCATACCGCATGAAAGAAACTCAGGAAATGATGACTCAACAAATATAA